A single window of Xylocopilactobacillus apicola DNA harbors:
- a CDS encoding M1 family metallopeptidase: MTETTRFYDDFQPQHYDIFLDINRSTKKITGTTTITGMAKTPKIKLHQKNLDIDSIEANHQAVNFKVNDAIEAVELELAAGQQTIAIKYSAPLTDTMMGIYPSYYQVDGVKKQLIGTQFETTAARQAFPGVDEPEAKATFSLAIKFDEQPGETIIANMPENRVENGIHYFDETKQMSTYLVAFAFGDLQKAETTTKSGVKIGVYSTKAHQPKELDFALDIAKSSIEFFEDFYETPYPLPHSWQLALPDFSAGAMENWGLVTYREAYLLIDPDNTSLRTKLQVATVIAHELAHQWFGDLVTMKWWDDLWLNESFANMMEYVAVDALKPDWQTWELFQTAEVPASLQRDAIDGVQAVHVQVEDPAEIDSIFDGAIVYAKGARMLVMVRSLIGDEALRAGLKKYFSAHKFNNATGKDLWAALADASGLDVGEIMNSWLEQPGYPVVKANVVNGDLILTQQQFFIGEGKDAGRLWQIPLNSNYSVVPKIMSEKEINLGNYNKLRTEFGVPFRLNIGNNSHFIVKYDQQLLDDILKDVKQLDSISKLQILQDLRLLAEGQQISYAEIVPLLPQFSSSKSNIVSTALYRVMTQLKQFVKPETSEETSFKALMDQMSAEQVKRLGWQAKVNESIDDQLMRPSVLNASLYAKNPQTISKAHKLYLEHQNQLTELPASVRSFVLINEMENYGSPELFQRFFKAYQETSDAGFKSDLEAAITMTDNPDLIKEIITKFKDPDIIKPQDLRGWYRNVLANPKGEQAAWDWLRTNWQWLSDTVGGDMEFTTYITVTAMVLKTRQRFEEFSEFFNPKLNTPGLTREINMDTRLIEARVKLIEAEEKAVNKAINQIIN; the protein is encoded by the coding sequence ATGACCGAAACAACACGTTTTTACGACGACTTTCAACCTCAACATTACGATATTTTTTTAGATATTAATCGAAGCACTAAGAAAATCACCGGAACGACTACAATTACTGGTATGGCGAAAACCCCTAAAATTAAACTTCACCAAAAAAACTTAGATATCGATTCGATCGAAGCCAACCACCAAGCCGTTAATTTCAAGGTAAATGACGCCATTGAGGCCGTCGAGCTTGAACTAGCAGCTGGCCAGCAGACAATCGCTATTAAGTACAGCGCTCCATTGACTGATACGATGATGGGGATTTATCCTTCGTACTATCAAGTTGACGGGGTTAAAAAGCAGCTAATTGGCACGCAATTTGAAACAACAGCGGCACGACAAGCTTTCCCTGGCGTCGATGAACCAGAAGCAAAAGCTACTTTTTCGCTTGCGATCAAGTTCGACGAGCAACCAGGCGAAACAATTATTGCTAATATGCCTGAAAATCGGGTCGAAAACGGCATTCACTATTTCGATGAAACAAAACAAATGTCGACTTATCTTGTCGCCTTCGCTTTTGGCGATCTTCAAAAGGCAGAAACTACTACCAAAAGTGGCGTGAAGATTGGGGTGTATAGCACCAAAGCTCACCAGCCAAAAGAGTTGGATTTCGCCCTTGATATCGCAAAGAGCTCAATCGAATTTTTTGAGGATTTTTATGAAACTCCTTATCCGCTGCCACACTCTTGGCAACTCGCACTACCTGACTTCTCCGCAGGTGCCATGGAAAATTGGGGACTTGTAACTTACCGAGAAGCTTATCTTTTAATAGATCCCGACAACACTTCATTGCGTACGAAACTCCAAGTCGCGACCGTAATTGCTCACGAATTAGCTCACCAATGGTTTGGTGATTTAGTGACAATGAAATGGTGGGATGATCTATGGCTCAATGAAAGTTTTGCAAACATGATGGAATACGTTGCTGTCGACGCTTTAAAGCCCGATTGGCAAACCTGGGAATTATTTCAAACTGCCGAGGTTCCAGCCTCCTTACAGCGTGATGCAATTGATGGCGTCCAAGCAGTGCACGTACAAGTTGAGGACCCTGCTGAAATAGATTCAATTTTTGACGGTGCAATCGTCTACGCAAAAGGTGCTCGAATGTTAGTAATGGTTCGCTCGCTTATTGGAGATGAAGCGCTTAGAGCAGGTTTGAAGAAATATTTTAGTGCCCATAAATTTAATAACGCCACTGGAAAAGATCTTTGGGCAGCACTTGCCGATGCATCTGGCCTTGATGTTGGAGAAATCATGAATTCTTGGCTTGAACAACCGGGATATCCTGTAGTTAAAGCTAATGTTGTTAACGGCGATCTGATCTTAACGCAGCAACAATTCTTTATCGGAGAAGGCAAGGACGCTGGGCGTCTGTGGCAGATTCCTCTGAACAGTAATTATTCTGTTGTACCAAAAATCATGAGTGAAAAAGAAATAAATTTAGGAAACTACAACAAGCTGCGGACAGAATTCGGAGTGCCATTTAGACTAAATATCGGAAATAATTCTCATTTTATCGTCAAATATGATCAGCAGCTATTAGATGATATTTTAAAAGATGTCAAACAATTAGATTCAATCTCCAAACTCCAGATTTTGCAAGACCTGCGCCTTTTAGCAGAAGGACAACAAATTTCCTATGCTGAAATTGTCCCACTGCTGCCACAGTTTTCTTCAAGCAAATCTAACATTGTCAGTACTGCGCTTTATCGGGTGATGACGCAACTTAAACAATTTGTGAAGCCTGAAACTTCGGAAGAGACATCTTTCAAAGCTTTGATGGATCAAATGAGTGCTGAGCAAGTTAAACGCTTGGGTTGGCAAGCTAAGGTCAACGAATCGATTGATGACCAACTCATGCGTCCTAGCGTTTTGAACGCTTCCTTGTACGCCAAAAATCCTCAGACCATCTCAAAAGCTCATAAATTATACTTAGAGCACCAGAATCAATTGACTGAGCTACCTGCCTCAGTTAGATCTTTTGTTTTAATCAACGAAATGGAAAATTATGGCTCACCCGAATTATTCCAAAGATTTTTCAAAGCTTATCAAGAAACTAGCGACGCTGGATTTAAAAGCGACTTAGAAGCAGCAATTACAATGACTGATAATCCCGATTTAATCAAAGAAATTATTACCAAATTTAAAGACCCTGACATAATCAAACCCCAAGATTTAAGAGGCTGGTACCGTAATGTTTTAGCTAATCCAAAAGGCGAACAAGCTGCTTGGGATTGGCTGAGAACAAACTGGCAATGGTTATCAGATACTGTTGGTGGTGACATGGAATTTACAACATATATTACGGTGACTGCAATGGTCTTAAAGACTAGACAAAGATTTGAAGAATTTAGCGAATTCTTTAATCCCAAACTCAACACACCTGGCTTAACCCGTGAAATCAACATGGACACTCGATTAATAGAAGCCCGTGTCAAGTTGATCGAAGCCGAAGAAAAGGCGGTTAATAAAGCGATCAATCAAATAATTAATTAG
- a CDS encoding MerR family transcriptional regulator, with the protein MQECAKKTNCSKDTLRFYDKKGLVSPRRGDNGYRDYGEEEVELIELIQTLKFAGLNLNEVQKVLKLIQAPISPSCRDETIDFLQQKKSHFQKSANFYLKMEQTTEDILKAVEKEEAQKIDSLIWELREDKALDVNG; encoded by the coding sequence ATTCAAGAATGTGCTAAGAAAACCAATTGTTCGAAGGATACTCTGCGTTTTTACGACAAAAAGGGACTCGTTAGTCCGCGACGAGGAGATAACGGATATCGAGATTACGGCGAAGAAGAAGTGGAGCTCATTGAACTTATTCAGACTTTGAAATTTGCGGGCTTAAATTTAAATGAAGTTCAAAAAGTGCTGAAGTTGATTCAAGCCCCGATCTCACCGAGCTGTCGAGATGAAACGATTGATTTTTTGCAGCAGAAAAAAAGCCATTTTCAAAAGTCTGCCAATTTTTATTTGAAAATGGAACAAACAACTGAAGATATTTTAAAGGCGGTGGAAAAAGAGGAAGCGCAGAAGATCGACAGCTTAATCTGGGAACTTAGAGAAGACAAAGCCCTAGATGTAAACGGGTGA
- a CDS encoding aldo/keto reductase — translation MTIFDETDTLNNGVKIPRFALGVWEIPDNEVAKAVERAIDLGYRHIDTAQAYGNEHGISVGLKNSSVPRDQIFVNSKVEAELKTYDEAKKSIDESLSKMNLDYLDMMIIHNPQPWREVNQSDDRHFEGNLEAWRALEDAMKEGKLRAIGVSSFQKIDLENIMNNSSTKPAVNQILCHIGATPIDLIKYSQDQGIVVEAFSPIAHGAMMQNEQIKQMADKYNVSVPQLAIRYDWQLNTVVLPKAANPEHMKSNAEIDFVISDEDMLTLESIKSIDYGASGKYPVFGGKY, via the coding sequence ATGACTATTTTTGATGAAACAGATACTTTAAATAACGGAGTGAAAATTCCTCGTTTTGCCCTCGGGGTATGGGAAATCCCTGACAACGAAGTCGCTAAAGCGGTCGAGAGAGCAATAGATCTTGGTTATCGCCATATTGATACAGCGCAAGCTTATGGAAATGAACACGGTATCAGCGTTGGACTAAAGAACTCTAGCGTTCCCCGGGATCAAATTTTCGTTAACTCCAAGGTTGAAGCAGAACTAAAAACCTATGATGAGGCCAAAAAATCAATTGACGAATCCCTAAGCAAAATGAATCTGGATTATCTTGATATGATGATTATCCATAATCCACAGCCTTGGAGAGAGGTTAATCAGTCCGATGATCGTCACTTTGAGGGCAACCTTGAAGCTTGGCGAGCACTTGAAGATGCAATGAAAGAAGGCAAACTTCGAGCGATCGGAGTTTCAAGCTTCCAAAAGATTGATCTTGAAAACATTATGAACAATAGCAGTACTAAACCGGCAGTAAACCAAATTCTTTGTCACATTGGTGCTACCCCAATTGATTTAATCAAGTATTCCCAAGATCAAGGGATTGTGGTCGAGGCTTTCTCCCCAATCGCACACGGCGCGATGATGCAAAACGAACAAATTAAACAAATGGCTGACAAATACAACGTCAGCGTACCGCAGCTTGCAATCCGCTATGACTGGCAGTTAAACACTGTTGTTTTACCAAAAGCTGCTAATCCTGAACACATGAAATCAAATGCTGAAATCGATTTTGTAATCTCAGATGAAGATATGTTGACTTTAGAAAGCATTAAATCAATCGATTATGGTGCATCTGGCAAGTATCCTGTTTTCGGCGGCAAATATTAA
- a CDS encoding TPM domain-containing protein gives MKTEINKKYLIILLVLISVLFGRKQVLAADSPDHFYYDEINILNDATKNLVEEKNSYYQGKKDAPQIVVAVISSTNDEDIDSYAPELFQKWQIGSKNKDNGVLILYALNNGKRNVRIEVGYGLEGELTDKLAAQILSDNKSDLKSDDNKRVNRGLERVFKDVSGVVDRSNGYQTADSKKMIVKPRVSSKFILLMILLLIYLGLVAFDNFKYDSKRHSVLTGLSYLFFFFTFISSKVLWIVPLIYLFFNQNGGSSGGGYSGGGFSGGGSSGGSSSGGGGFSGGGGSSGGGGASI, from the coding sequence ATGAAAACAGAAATTAATAAGAAGTATTTGATCATTTTGCTGGTGCTTATCAGCGTGCTTTTTGGCCGCAAACAGGTTTTGGCGGCCGATTCGCCCGATCATTTTTACTACGACGAGATTAATATTTTAAACGATGCGACCAAAAATTTAGTGGAAGAAAAGAATTCTTATTACCAAGGCAAGAAGGATGCGCCCCAAATTGTTGTGGCAGTGATTAGCTCGACAAATGATGAAGACATCGACAGTTATGCTCCAGAATTATTTCAAAAATGGCAAATTGGCAGCAAAAATAAAGATAACGGAGTCTTGATTTTGTATGCCTTGAATAATGGAAAGCGCAATGTTCGAATTGAAGTTGGTTACGGCTTAGAAGGAGAATTAACCGATAAACTTGCTGCTCAAATTCTGAGTGACAATAAAAGTGATTTAAAATCTGACGACAATAAAAGAGTCAATCGTGGTTTAGAGCGAGTTTTTAAGGATGTTTCGGGCGTGGTAGATCGCTCAAATGGCTATCAAACGGCTGACAGTAAAAAGATGATCGTGAAGCCCAGAGTTAGTTCAAAGTTTATTTTGCTGATGATTTTACTTCTAATTTACTTGGGTCTGGTGGCTTTTGATAATTTTAAATATGATTCAAAACGTCATTCAGTCCTCACTGGTCTTTCATACTTATTTTTTTTCTTTACATTTATTAGTTCCAAGGTTCTCTGGATAGTTCCTTTGATCTATCTATTTTTTAATCAAAATGGCGGCAGTAGCGGAGGCGGTTACTCCGGTGGAGGTTTTTCGGGCGGTGGTTCGTCTGGTGGCAGTTCATCAGGCGGCGGAGGCTTTTCCGGCGGTGGTGGTTCGTCAGGCGGCGGAGGAGCAAGTATTTAA
- a CDS encoding HIT family protein codes for MGVNLLCASGKAAGQSVNHLHFHLILRQDHDGIDAWPHFEEKNQLDRDEVYRKIKNWSNF; via the coding sequence GTGGGGGTTAATCTTCTTTGTGCCAGTGGTAAAGCAGCGGGTCAATCGGTAAATCATCTGCATTTTCATTTAATTTTGCGCCAAGATCATGACGGTATTGATGCATGGCCGCACTTTGAAGAGAAGAATCAACTTGATCGAGATGAAGTATATAGAAAAATAAAAAACTGGAGCAATTTTTAA
- the spxB gene encoding pyruvate oxidase, with amino-acid sequence MVNKISGSDAILKVIESWGVDHIYGYPGGSFDSTMNALHNQKDKMKFIQVRHEEAGALAASAEAKLTGRIGVCFGSAGPGGIHLLNGLYDARHDHAPVLAIVGQVPTASINRDMFQAMDEEPAFLDVACWAKTATNAQNLPELVDEGIRHAYKYHGVAVLVLPKDLGWDLIDDTYTSSARDYSEPIYPNPDPTKVEEAIEMIKKAKSPIIYFGLGAKKAAAELKTVSEKFKMPLVSSYLGKGILPDSYPAYMGTTGRVANKSAFDVAFGADLLLWVGNDSPFSRALFNPAAKVIQIDIDSEKIGKRHPVEVALLADAKKTLAAIAAKGEETKSSAFYDAALLDNENWRKWEASFNEDQSVPLRPEPVFNVINQTVSDKAIFAVDVGNVNIDFERLVNLHGDQKWTTSGQYATMGYGLPAAIAAKVAYPDRDVYSLNGDGAFAMLMEEILVQVKYHLHIVNIIFSNETLGFIEAEQRDDTNQAMSGIDIIPTNWAMSCEGLGAKSYTAKTLDEFKNAMAAAKNDDGPVVIDVKFTHEMPFTTVYMFLDPETQPQAKVDEFIKKYQAQDLKPFTHFLKEAGFANPEDVYRPKDGFWTTHRDILGNSETMP; translated from the coding sequence ATGGTTAATAAAATTAGCGGTTCTGATGCAATATTAAAAGTAATTGAATCATGGGGAGTTGATCACATCTATGGTTATCCTGGCGGCTCTTTTGACTCAACGATGAATGCTTTACACAACCAAAAAGATAAAATGAAGTTTATTCAGGTTCGACACGAAGAAGCTGGCGCGCTGGCTGCCTCTGCTGAAGCCAAATTAACCGGAAGAATTGGAGTTTGCTTCGGTTCAGCTGGACCTGGCGGAATTCACCTGCTAAATGGATTATATGATGCCCGCCATGATCATGCTCCCGTACTTGCGATTGTTGGTCAAGTACCGACAGCTAGTATTAACCGCGATATGTTCCAGGCGATGGACGAAGAACCCGCATTTTTAGACGTTGCTTGCTGGGCAAAAACCGCAACGAATGCGCAAAACCTCCCCGAATTAGTTGATGAAGGAATTCGTCATGCCTACAAATATCATGGCGTTGCTGTTTTAGTTTTGCCAAAAGACTTGGGTTGGGATTTAATTGACGACACTTATACGTCAAGTGCTCGTGATTACTCTGAGCCGATTTATCCAAATCCTGATCCAACCAAGGTCGAAGAAGCAATCGAGATGATCAAAAAAGCAAAATCCCCGATCATTTACTTTGGACTTGGTGCCAAAAAGGCAGCAGCTGAGCTAAAAACTGTTTCTGAGAAATTCAAAATGCCTCTTGTTTCCTCATACTTGGGCAAAGGAATCCTTCCTGATTCTTATCCTGCGTACATGGGAACAACAGGGAGAGTTGCCAATAAATCAGCCTTTGATGTAGCTTTTGGCGCTGATCTGCTCCTTTGGGTGGGAAATGATTCTCCATTCTCACGAGCACTATTTAATCCCGCTGCTAAAGTTATTCAAATTGATATTGATTCAGAAAAAATCGGCAAGCGCCACCCAGTTGAAGTAGCACTGCTCGCCGATGCCAAAAAAACTTTAGCTGCAATCGCCGCAAAGGGAGAAGAAACTAAATCTTCGGCATTTTACGATGCAGCTCTTTTAGATAACGAAAACTGGCGCAAATGGGAAGCAAGCTTTAATGAAGATCAAAGCGTTCCGTTGCGTCCCGAACCAGTCTTTAATGTCATCAATCAAACCGTAAGCGACAAAGCAATTTTTGCCGTTGACGTTGGTAATGTGAACATTGATTTCGAACGTTTGGTTAATCTCCACGGTGATCAAAAGTGGACCACATCCGGGCAATACGCAACAATGGGATATGGACTGCCAGCAGCAATTGCAGCTAAAGTTGCTTATCCTGACCGTGATGTGTACAGTTTAAACGGCGACGGTGCATTTGCAATGTTAATGGAAGAAATTTTAGTTCAAGTTAAATATCATCTGCACATCGTTAATATTATTTTCAGCAACGAAACTCTTGGATTTATTGAAGCCGAACAACGCGATGACACAAACCAAGCAATGTCTGGAATTGATATTATCCCAACCAATTGGGCAATGTCTTGCGAGGGACTTGGTGCCAAATCTTATACTGCAAAAACGTTAGATGAGTTCAAAAATGCAATGGCTGCGGCTAAAAACGACGATGGACCAGTTGTAATCGACGTTAAATTTACTCACGAAATGCCATTTACGACAGTTTATATGTTCCTTGATCCTGAAACTCAACCACAAGCCAAGGTAGACGAATTCATCAAAAAATACCAAGCTCAAGACTTGAAACCATTTACTCATTTCCTAAAAGAAGCTGGATTTGCAAATCCAGAAGATGTTTATCGTCCAAAAGATGGCTTCTGGACTACTCATCGAGATATCTTAGGAAATTCCGAAACGATGCCTTAG
- a CDS encoding GntR family transcriptional regulator, with translation MNLTFQAYTTILQKIINTTYQPGQKLSEKDLIQELQIGRTPVREAILRLRQNGLVEAIPQSGTYITKIDIEVAENARFIRESIETQVIKEAAAMNNELEFVRLNAIITNQKSFMKKKQFENFFKEDEAFHQAFYQMTGKEQAWDWLQTINMQLNRFRMLRLKADNLPWDALTNEHEKILAAVKKHEAEEAVQLVKNHLHLMLGEKEALINRFPEFFTNISEQ, from the coding sequence ATGAATCTTACATTTCAGGCTTATACTACGATTTTGCAGAAGATAATTAATACAACTTATCAACCAGGGCAGAAATTATCCGAAAAAGATTTAATTCAAGAATTACAAATTGGACGGACTCCCGTGCGTGAAGCAATTTTGCGTTTAAGACAAAATGGATTGGTCGAAGCTATTCCACAGTCGGGCACTTATATAACAAAGATTGATATAGAAGTTGCTGAAAATGCGCGTTTCATTAGAGAAAGTATTGAGACCCAGGTAATTAAAGAAGCCGCAGCAATGAATAATGAATTGGAATTTGTGAGACTAAATGCAATTATTACCAATCAAAAATCCTTTATGAAGAAAAAACAGTTTGAAAATTTTTTCAAAGAGGATGAAGCTTTTCATCAAGCATTTTATCAGATGACTGGAAAGGAACAGGCTTGGGATTGGTTACAAACTATTAATATGCAGTTAAATCGTTTTCGGATGTTGAGGCTTAAAGCCGATAATTTGCCTTGGGATGCTTTAACCAATGAGCATGAAAAAATTCTTGCTGCGGTGAAAAAACATGAAGCAGAAGAAGCCGTTCAATTGGTTAAAAATCATTTACATTTAATGCTGGGTGAAAAGGAAGCGTTGATTAATAGATTTCCAGAATTTTTTACAAATATTTCTGAGCAATAA
- the spxB gene encoding pyruvate oxidase — MVNKISGSDAMLKVIESWGVDHIFGYPGGSFDSTMNALYNQSNKIKFIQVRHEEAGALAASAEAKLTGKIGVCFGSAGPGAIHLLNGLYDARHDHAPVLAIVGQVPLASMNRDMFQAMDEEPAFLDVAAWTKTAVNAQNIPELVDEGIRHAYKYHGVSVLVLPKDLGWAEIDDTYISSAADYNDPIYPDPDLAKIDEAVQLIKDAKRPIIYFGRGTKKAAAELKAVSEKFKMPLISTYLGKGVLEDNYPSYLGVTGRVANKPAVEVGFNADLILWVGSDSPFSRDLFNPMAKSIQIDVDSEKIGKRHHVEVPILADAKKALAALVAKGEELAPTPFYQAALADRENWREWQESFKDDPEVPLRPEPVFNVINQNASDKAIFAVDVGNVNIDFERLIRMHGEQKWTTSGQYATMGYGLPAAIAAKITYPHRDVFSLNGDGAFAMLIEEILTQVKYNLHIINIVFSNETLGFIEAEQRDDSNQPLSGVDIIPTDWAAIARGMGAEAYTVKTLEDLKAAMAAAKEASGPVVIDVKYTHEMPFTTIHMFLDPETQPKDKVDEFVEKYQAQALKPFSYFLKKFQA, encoded by the coding sequence ATGGTTAATAAAATTAGTGGCTCAGATGCAATGTTAAAGGTAATTGAATCATGGGGGGTCGACCATATTTTTGGCTATCCTGGTGGATCTTTTGATTCAACAATGAACGCCTTGTACAATCAAAGCAACAAAATTAAATTTATTCAAGTGCGTCATGAAGAAGCAGGAGCTTTAGCTGCCTCCGCAGAAGCCAAGTTAACCGGCAAAATCGGAGTTTGCTTTGGATCTGCTGGACCTGGAGCAATTCACTTATTAAATGGACTATATGACGCTCGTCACGATCATGCACCAGTCCTTGCAATCGTTGGTCAAGTACCATTAGCTAGTATGAACCGTGATATGTTTCAAGCCATGGATGAAGAGCCAGCATTTTTAGACGTTGCTGCGTGGACTAAAACTGCCGTCAATGCGCAAAATATCCCTGAACTTGTTGACGAAGGAATCAGACATGCTTACAAATATCATGGCGTTTCGGTTTTAGTATTGCCAAAAGATTTGGGCTGGGCTGAAATTGACGACACTTATATTTCAAGTGCTGCTGACTATAACGATCCTATTTATCCCGATCCCGACCTTGCAAAAATTGATGAAGCGGTCCAATTAATTAAGGACGCAAAAAGACCAATTATCTATTTCGGGCGCGGAACGAAAAAAGCAGCTGCCGAATTAAAAGCTGTTTCAGAGAAATTCAAGATGCCATTAATTTCAACCTATTTAGGCAAAGGTGTCCTTGAAGACAATTATCCTTCTTACTTAGGGGTTACCGGCAGAGTTGCTAATAAACCTGCCGTTGAAGTCGGCTTTAATGCTGATCTAATTCTTTGGGTCGGCAGCGACTCTCCGTTCTCCCGTGATCTTTTCAATCCAATGGCTAAATCAATTCAAATTGACGTCGATTCTGAGAAAATTGGCAAACGTCATCATGTAGAAGTTCCTATTTTAGCTGATGCCAAGAAAGCTTTAGCAGCCCTTGTTGCAAAAGGCGAAGAATTAGCACCAACGCCGTTTTATCAAGCAGCTTTGGCTGACCGAGAAAATTGGCGAGAATGGCAAGAGAGTTTTAAAGACGACCCTGAAGTTCCATTGCGTCCCGAACCCGTATTTAATGTTATTAACCAAAACGCCAGCGACAAAGCCATTTTTGCAGTTGACGTTGGAAACGTTAATATCGATTTTGAACGACTGATTAGAATGCACGGCGAACAAAAGTGGACTACATCTGGGCAATACGCTACGATGGGCTACGGCTTACCTGCTGCTATTGCTGCTAAAATCACCTATCCACATCGAGATGTATTCAGCTTAAATGGTGATGGCGCTTTTGCGATGCTGATCGAAGAAATTTTAACCCAGGTTAAATACAATCTTCATATCATTAATATTGTTTTTAGTAACGAAACTCTTGGTTTTATTGAAGCTGAACAGCGCGATGATTCCAATCAGCCACTCTCTGGAGTTGATATTATTCCAACCGATTGGGCTGCAATCGCCCGTGGAATGGGAGCTGAGGCTTACACTGTCAAAACATTAGAAGATTTAAAAGCTGCAATGGCTGCTGCCAAAGAGGCCAGCGGTCCAGTTGTTATTGACGTTAAATATACCCATGAAATGCCTTTTACAACAATTCATATGTTCTTAGATCCTGAAACTCAGCCAAAAGATAAGGTCGACGAATTCGTTGAAAAATACCAAGCTCAAGCTCTGAAACCTTTTAGTTATTTTCTAAAGAAATTCCAAGCTTAA
- a CDS encoding NAD(P)H-binding protein, with the protein MNLITLGANGQIAKIVRQRILAETQINVTSYLRNAKRLGVPLNDREKIVEGDVNDYDLLVKSLKGQDLVYANLGGVFEPMAKNIVKAMDAANVKRLIYVTGLGLYHELPAKFDQWLEASIGHETMEDTRRAASLIENSDLNYTIIRAGYMTDAAEIDYELTEKGETFKGTTVSRQSIADLIVKIIKDPSIHSYSSLGIAKAGTDGDSPVYI; encoded by the coding sequence ATGAATCTAATTACACTCGGAGCAAATGGTCAAATTGCCAAAATTGTCCGTCAAAGAATTCTCGCAGAAACTCAGATCAACGTTACTAGCTATCTGCGTAACGCTAAGAGGCTAGGAGTACCGCTAAATGACCGGGAAAAAATCGTGGAGGGTGATGTTAACGATTATGATCTTTTAGTTAAATCCCTGAAAGGTCAGGATCTCGTCTACGCTAACCTTGGGGGCGTTTTTGAACCAATGGCAAAAAACATTGTCAAAGCCATGGACGCCGCCAACGTTAAACGACTAATTTACGTGACTGGTCTCGGACTTTATCATGAGTTGCCAGCAAAATTTGATCAGTGGTTGGAAGCGAGTATCGGGCACGAAACGATGGAAGACACTAGGAGAGCCGCTAGTTTGATCGAAAACTCAGATCTTAACTACACCATCATCCGGGCGGGTTACATGACCGACGCCGCAGAAATCGACTACGAACTAACAGAAAAAGGCGAAACTTTTAAAGGAACCACCGTTTCCAGACAAAGCATCGCCGATTTGATTGTTAAAATAATTAAAGATCCTTCTATTCATAGTTATAGCAGTCTAGGAATTGCCAAAGCTGGTACCGACGGCGATTCACCCGTTTACATCTAG